The following are encoded in a window of Bacteroidales bacterium genomic DNA:
- a CDS encoding SPOR domain-containing protein, protein MGTQPAPSSTGGKSSAGWIIAVVVIILAAASLIVFRHQVVPGVKSVFARFFHKKPPVEISVQDTVPSPVAEPLPVQQTLPPARKYYIIVASFRNESNADKYVQFLQQKGYESTKIPRTRKNMYAVSCTSYTTQKEALDNLNHYRNTVNARAWVLGY, encoded by the coding sequence ATGGGAACACAACCAGCCCCTTCATCAACCGGCGGAAAATCTTCAGCCGGCTGGATTATTGCTGTTGTTGTCATCATACTTGCAGCAGCCAGTCTCATAGTTTTCAGGCACCAGGTTGTGCCGGGGGTTAAATCGGTATTTGCCCGGTTTTTCCACAAGAAGCCTCCGGTTGAAATTTCGGTGCAGGATACGGTACCTTCTCCGGTTGCAGAACCCCTGCCGGTTCAGCAGACTCTTCCTCCTGCCAGGAAGTATTATATAATTGTGGCATCGTTCCGTAACGAAAGCAATGCTGATAAATACGTGCAGTTTCTTCAGCAAAAGGGATATGAATCAACCAAAATTCCCCGAACAAGGAAAAATATGTACGCCGTGAGCTGCACTTCCTATACTACCCAGAAAGAAGCTCTTGACAACCTGAATCATTACAGGAACACTGTTAATGCCAGGGCCTGGGTGCTGGGTTATTAG